One genomic region from Bos indicus isolate NIAB-ARS_2022 breed Sahiwal x Tharparkar chromosome 17, NIAB-ARS_B.indTharparkar_mat_pri_1.0, whole genome shotgun sequence encodes:
- the TLR2 gene encoding toll-like receptor 2 isoform X3 codes for MDVSNHWTMPRALWTAWVWAVIILSTEGASDQASSLSCDPTGVCDGHSRSLNSIPSGLTAGVKSLDLSNNEITYVGNRDLQRCVNLKTLRLGANEIHTVEEDSFFHLRNLEYLDLSYNRLSNLSSSLFRSLYVLKFLNLLGNLYKTLGETSLFSHLPNLRTLKVGNSNSFTEIHEKDFTGLTFLEELEISAQNLQIYVPKSLKSIQNISHLILHLKQPVLLVDILVDIQLKTLEAGGNNFICSCDFLSFTQGQQALGRVLVDWPDDYHCDSPSHVRGQRVQDARLSLSECHRAAVVSAACCALFLLLLLTGVLCHRFHGLWYMKMMWAWLQAKRKPRKAPRRDICYDAFVSYSERDSYWVENLMVQELEQFNPPFKLCLHKRDFIPGKWIIDNIIDSIEKSHKTIFVLSENFVKSEWCKYELDFSHFRLFDENNDAAILILLEPIDKKAIPQRFCKLRKIMNTKTYLEWPVDETQQEGFWLNLRAAIRS; via the exons atggacgt GTCAAATCACTGGACAATGCCACGTGCTTTGTGGACAGCATGGGTCTGGGCTGTCATCATCCTGTCCACGGAAGGAGCCTCTGACCAGGCTTCTTCTCTGTCTTGTGACCCAACTGGTGTCTGCGATGGCCATTCCAGATCTTTAAACTCCATCCCCTCTGGTCTCACGGCAGGTGTGAAAAGCCTTGACCTGTCCAACAACGAGATCACCTATGTCGGCAACAGAGACCTGCAGAGGTGTGTGAACCtgaagactctgaggctgggggcCAATGAAATTCACACAGTGGAGGAAGATTCTTTTTTTCACCTGAGGAATCTTGAATATTTGGACTTATCCTATAATCGCTTATCTAACTTATCATCCTCCTTGTTCAGGTCCCTTtatgtcttgaaattcttaaacTTACTGGGAAATTTATACAAAACACTTGGGGAAACATCTCTTTTTTCTCATCTCCCAAATCTGCGGACCCTAAAAGTAGGAAATAGTAACAGCTTCACTGAGATTCATGAAAAGGATTTCACTGGACTGACTTTTCTTGAGGAGCTTGAGATCAGTGCTCAAAATCTGCAGATATATGTGCCAAAGAGTTTAAAGTCAATCCAGAACATTAGCCATCTGATTCTACATCTGAAGCAGCCTGTTTTACTCGTGGACATTCTTGTAGATATT CAACTGAAGACGTTGGAGGCCGGTGGCAACAACTTCATTTGCTCCTGTGACTTCCTGTCCTTCACACAGGGACAGCAGGCACTGGGCCGTGTCCTGGTCGACTGGCCCGATGACTACCACTGTGACTCTCCCTCCCACGTGCGGGGCCAGCGGGTGCAGGACGCCCGGCTCTCCCTTTCTGAATGCCACAGGGCGGCCGTGGTGTCCGCCgcttgctgtgccctcttcctgtTGCTCCTGCTCACGGGGGTGCTGTGTCACCGTTTCCACGGACTGTGGTACATGAAGATGATGTGGGCGTGGCTGCAGGCCAAGAGGAAGCCCAGGAAGGCTCCCCGCAGGGACATCTGCTACGACGCCTTCGTGTCCTACAGCGAGCGGGATTCCTACTGGGTGGAGAACCTCATGGTCCAGGAGCTGGAGCAGTTCAACCCTCCCTTTAAGCTGTGTCTTCACAAGCGAGACTTCATTCCTGGCAAGTGGATCATCGACAACATCATTGACTCCATTGAAAAGAGCCACAAAACCATCTTTGTGCTTTCGGAGAACTTTGTGAAGAGCGAGTGGTGCAAGTATGAGCTGGACTTCTCCCATTTCCGTCTCTTTGATGAGAACAATGATGCTGCCATTCTGATTCTGCTGGAACCCATTGACAAGAAGGCCATTCCCCAGCGCTTCTGTAAGCTGCGGAAGATCATGAACACCAAGACCTACCTGGAGTGGCCTGTGGATGAGACTCAGCAGGAAGGGTTTTGGTTAAATTTGAGAGCTGCAATAAGGTCCTAG
- the TLR2 gene encoding toll-like receptor 2 isoform X2, producing the protein MPRALWTAWVWAVIILSTEGASDQASSLSCDPTGVCDGHSRSLNSIPSGLTAGVKSLDLSNNEITYVGNRDLQRCVNLKTLRLGANEIHTVEEDSFFHLRNLEYLDLSYNRLSNLSSSLFRSLYVLKFLNLLGNLYKTLGETSLFSHLPNLRTLKVGNSNSFTEIHEKDFTGLTFLEELEISAQNLQIYVPKSLKSIQNISHLILHLKQPVLLVDILVDIVSSLDCLELRDTNLHTFHFSEASISEMSTSVKKLIFRNVQFTDESFVEVVKLFNYVSGILEVEFDDCTHDGIGDFRALSLDRIRHLGNVETLTIRKLHIPQFFLFQDLSSIYPLTGKVKRVTIENSKVFLVPCLLSQHLKSLEYLDLSENLMSEETLKNSACKDAWPFLQTLVLRQNRLKSLEKTGELLLTLENLNSLDISKNNFLSMPETCQWPGKMKQLNLSSTRIHSLTQCLPQTLEILDVSNNNLDSFSLILPQLKELYISRNKLKTLPDASFLPVLSVMRISRNIINTFSKEQLDSFQQLKTLEAGGNNFICSCDFLSFTQGQQALGRVLVDWPDDYHCDSPSHVRGQRVQDARLSLSECHRAAVVSAACCALFLLLLLTGVLCHRFHGLWYMKMMWAWLQAKRKPRKAPRRDICYDAFVSYSERDSYWVENLMVQELEQFNPPFKLCLHKRDFIPGKWIIDNIIDSIEKSHKTIFVLSENFVKSEWCKYELDFSHFRLFDENNDAAILILLEPIDKKAIPQRFCKLRKIMNTKTYLEWPVDETQQEGFWLNLRAAIRS; encoded by the coding sequence ATGCCACGTGCTTTGTGGACAGCATGGGTCTGGGCTGTCATCATCCTGTCCACGGAAGGAGCCTCTGACCAGGCTTCTTCTCTGTCTTGTGACCCAACTGGTGTCTGCGATGGCCATTCCAGATCTTTAAACTCCATCCCCTCTGGTCTCACGGCAGGTGTGAAAAGCCTTGACCTGTCCAACAACGAGATCACCTATGTCGGCAACAGAGACCTGCAGAGGTGTGTGAACCtgaagactctgaggctgggggcCAATGAAATTCACACAGTGGAGGAAGATTCTTTTTTTCACCTGAGGAATCTTGAATATTTGGACTTATCCTATAATCGCTTATCTAACTTATCATCCTCCTTGTTCAGGTCCCTTtatgtcttgaaattcttaaacTTACTGGGAAATTTATACAAAACACTTGGGGAAACATCTCTTTTTTCTCATCTCCCAAATCTGCGGACCCTAAAAGTAGGAAATAGTAACAGCTTCACTGAGATTCATGAAAAGGATTTCACTGGACTGACTTTTCTTGAGGAGCTTGAGATCAGTGCTCAAAATCTGCAGATATATGTGCCAAAGAGTTTAAAGTCAATCCAGAACATTAGCCATCTGATTCTACATCTGAAGCAGCCTGTTTTACTCGTGGACATTCTTGTAGATATTGTAAGTTCCTTAGATTGTTTAGAACTGAGAGATACTAATTTGCACACTTTCCATTTTTCAGAAGCATCCATCAGTGAAATGAGTACATCGGTTAAAAAGCTTATATTTAGAAATGTGCAATTCACCGATGAAAGTTTTGTTGAAGTTGTCAAACTGTTTAACTATGTTTCTGGGATCTTAGAAGTAGAGTTTGATGACTGTACCCATGATGGAATTGGCGATTTTAGAGCACTGAGTTTGGACAGAATTAGACACCTAGGTAATGTGGAGACGTTAACAATACGGAAGTTGCATATTCCAcagtttttcttatttcaagATCTGAGTAGTATATATCCACTCACAGGCAAAGTTAAAAGAGTCACAATAGAAAACAGTAAGGTTTTTCTGGTTCCTTGTTTACTTTCACAACATTTAAAATCATTAGAATATTTGGATCTCAGTGAAAACTTAATGTCTGAAGAAACCTTGAAAAACTCAGCCTGTAAGGATGCCTGGCCCTTCCTTCAAACCTTGGTTTTAAGGCAGAATCGTTTGAAATCACTAGAAAAAACGGGAGAACTTTTGCTTACTCTGGAAAATCTGAATAGCCTTGATATCAGtaagaataattttctttcaatGCCTGAAACTTGTCAGTGGCCAGGCAAAATGAAACAGCTGAACTTATCCAGCACAAGGATACACAGTTTAACCCAGTGCCTTCCCCAGACCCTGGAAATTTTAGATGTTAGCAATAACAATCTCGattcattttctttgattttgccACAACTCAAAGAACTTTATATTTCCAGAAATAAGTTGAAGACTCTACCAGATGCCTCCTTCTTACCCGTGTTATCAGTTATGAGAATTAGcagaaatataataaatactttcTCAAAGGAACAACTTGATTCTTTTCAGCAACTGAAGACGTTGGAGGCCGGTGGCAACAACTTCATTTGCTCCTGTGACTTCCTGTCCTTCACACAGGGACAGCAGGCACTGGGCCGTGTCCTGGTCGACTGGCCCGATGACTACCACTGTGACTCTCCCTCCCACGTGCGGGGCCAGCGGGTGCAGGACGCCCGGCTCTCCCTTTCTGAATGCCACAGGGCGGCCGTGGTGTCCGCCgcttgctgtgccctcttcctgtTGCTCCTGCTCACGGGGGTGCTGTGTCACCGTTTCCACGGACTGTGGTACATGAAGATGATGTGGGCGTGGCTGCAGGCCAAGAGGAAGCCCAGGAAGGCTCCCCGCAGGGACATCTGCTACGACGCCTTCGTGTCCTACAGCGAGCGGGATTCCTACTGGGTGGAGAACCTCATGGTCCAGGAGCTGGAGCAGTTCAACCCTCCCTTTAAGCTGTGTCTTCACAAGCGAGACTTCATTCCTGGCAAGTGGATCATCGACAACATCATTGACTCCATTGAAAAGAGCCACAAAACCATCTTTGTGCTTTCGGAGAACTTTGTGAAGAGCGAGTGGTGCAAGTATGAGCTGGACTTCTCCCATTTCCGTCTCTTTGATGAGAACAATGATGCTGCCATTCTGATTCTGCTGGAACCCATTGACAAGAAGGCCATTCCCCAGCGCTTCTGTAAGCTGCGGAAGATCATGAACACCAAGACCTACCTGGAGTGGCCTGTGGATGAGACTCAGCAGGAAGGGTTTTGGTTAAATTTGAGAGCTGCAATAAGGTCCTAG
- the TLR2 gene encoding toll-like receptor 2 isoform X1, producing MDVSNHWTMPRALWTAWVWAVIILSTEGASDQASSLSCDPTGVCDGHSRSLNSIPSGLTAGVKSLDLSNNEITYVGNRDLQRCVNLKTLRLGANEIHTVEEDSFFHLRNLEYLDLSYNRLSNLSSSLFRSLYVLKFLNLLGNLYKTLGETSLFSHLPNLRTLKVGNSNSFTEIHEKDFTGLTFLEELEISAQNLQIYVPKSLKSIQNISHLILHLKQPVLLVDILVDIVSSLDCLELRDTNLHTFHFSEASISEMSTSVKKLIFRNVQFTDESFVEVVKLFNYVSGILEVEFDDCTHDGIGDFRALSLDRIRHLGNVETLTIRKLHIPQFFLFQDLSSIYPLTGKVKRVTIENSKVFLVPCLLSQHLKSLEYLDLSENLMSEETLKNSACKDAWPFLQTLVLRQNRLKSLEKTGELLLTLENLNSLDISKNNFLSMPETCQWPGKMKQLNLSSTRIHSLTQCLPQTLEILDVSNNNLDSFSLILPQLKELYISRNKLKTLPDASFLPVLSVMRISRNIINTFSKEQLDSFQQLKTLEAGGNNFICSCDFLSFTQGQQALGRVLVDWPDDYHCDSPSHVRGQRVQDARLSLSECHRAAVVSAACCALFLLLLLTGVLCHRFHGLWYMKMMWAWLQAKRKPRKAPRRDICYDAFVSYSERDSYWVENLMVQELEQFNPPFKLCLHKRDFIPGKWIIDNIIDSIEKSHKTIFVLSENFVKSEWCKYELDFSHFRLFDENNDAAILILLEPIDKKAIPQRFCKLRKIMNTKTYLEWPVDETQQEGFWLNLRAAIRS from the exons atggacgt GTCAAATCACTGGACAATGCCACGTGCTTTGTGGACAGCATGGGTCTGGGCTGTCATCATCCTGTCCACGGAAGGAGCCTCTGACCAGGCTTCTTCTCTGTCTTGTGACCCAACTGGTGTCTGCGATGGCCATTCCAGATCTTTAAACTCCATCCCCTCTGGTCTCACGGCAGGTGTGAAAAGCCTTGACCTGTCCAACAACGAGATCACCTATGTCGGCAACAGAGACCTGCAGAGGTGTGTGAACCtgaagactctgaggctgggggcCAATGAAATTCACACAGTGGAGGAAGATTCTTTTTTTCACCTGAGGAATCTTGAATATTTGGACTTATCCTATAATCGCTTATCTAACTTATCATCCTCCTTGTTCAGGTCCCTTtatgtcttgaaattcttaaacTTACTGGGAAATTTATACAAAACACTTGGGGAAACATCTCTTTTTTCTCATCTCCCAAATCTGCGGACCCTAAAAGTAGGAAATAGTAACAGCTTCACTGAGATTCATGAAAAGGATTTCACTGGACTGACTTTTCTTGAGGAGCTTGAGATCAGTGCTCAAAATCTGCAGATATATGTGCCAAAGAGTTTAAAGTCAATCCAGAACATTAGCCATCTGATTCTACATCTGAAGCAGCCTGTTTTACTCGTGGACATTCTTGTAGATATTGTAAGTTCCTTAGATTGTTTAGAACTGAGAGATACTAATTTGCACACTTTCCATTTTTCAGAAGCATCCATCAGTGAAATGAGTACATCGGTTAAAAAGCTTATATTTAGAAATGTGCAATTCACCGATGAAAGTTTTGTTGAAGTTGTCAAACTGTTTAACTATGTTTCTGGGATCTTAGAAGTAGAGTTTGATGACTGTACCCATGATGGAATTGGCGATTTTAGAGCACTGAGTTTGGACAGAATTAGACACCTAGGTAATGTGGAGACGTTAACAATACGGAAGTTGCATATTCCAcagtttttcttatttcaagATCTGAGTAGTATATATCCACTCACAGGCAAAGTTAAAAGAGTCACAATAGAAAACAGTAAGGTTTTTCTGGTTCCTTGTTTACTTTCACAACATTTAAAATCATTAGAATATTTGGATCTCAGTGAAAACTTAATGTCTGAAGAAACCTTGAAAAACTCAGCCTGTAAGGATGCCTGGCCCTTCCTTCAAACCTTGGTTTTAAGGCAGAATCGTTTGAAATCACTAGAAAAAACGGGAGAACTTTTGCTTACTCTGGAAAATCTGAATAGCCTTGATATCAGtaagaataattttctttcaatGCCTGAAACTTGTCAGTGGCCAGGCAAAATGAAACAGCTGAACTTATCCAGCACAAGGATACACAGTTTAACCCAGTGCCTTCCCCAGACCCTGGAAATTTTAGATGTTAGCAATAACAATCTCGattcattttctttgattttgccACAACTCAAAGAACTTTATATTTCCAGAAATAAGTTGAAGACTCTACCAGATGCCTCCTTCTTACCCGTGTTATCAGTTATGAGAATTAGcagaaatataataaatactttcTCAAAGGAACAACTTGATTCTTTTCAGCAACTGAAGACGTTGGAGGCCGGTGGCAACAACTTCATTTGCTCCTGTGACTTCCTGTCCTTCACACAGGGACAGCAGGCACTGGGCCGTGTCCTGGTCGACTGGCCCGATGACTACCACTGTGACTCTCCCTCCCACGTGCGGGGCCAGCGGGTGCAGGACGCCCGGCTCTCCCTTTCTGAATGCCACAGGGCGGCCGTGGTGTCCGCCgcttgctgtgccctcttcctgtTGCTCCTGCTCACGGGGGTGCTGTGTCACCGTTTCCACGGACTGTGGTACATGAAGATGATGTGGGCGTGGCTGCAGGCCAAGAGGAAGCCCAGGAAGGCTCCCCGCAGGGACATCTGCTACGACGCCTTCGTGTCCTACAGCGAGCGGGATTCCTACTGGGTGGAGAACCTCATGGTCCAGGAGCTGGAGCAGTTCAACCCTCCCTTTAAGCTGTGTCTTCACAAGCGAGACTTCATTCCTGGCAAGTGGATCATCGACAACATCATTGACTCCATTGAAAAGAGCCACAAAACCATCTTTGTGCTTTCGGAGAACTTTGTGAAGAGCGAGTGGTGCAAGTATGAGCTGGACTTCTCCCATTTCCGTCTCTTTGATGAGAACAATGATGCTGCCATTCTGATTCTGCTGGAACCCATTGACAAGAAGGCCATTCCCCAGCGCTTCTGTAAGCTGCGGAAGATCATGAACACCAAGACCTACCTGGAGTGGCCTGTGGATGAGACTCAGCAGGAAGGGTTTTGGTTAAATTTGAGAGCTGCAATAAGGTCCTAG